A single window of Methanobacterium sp. Maddingley MBC34 DNA harbors:
- a CDS encoding ADP-ribose pyrophosphatase (PFAM: NUDIX domain), whose amino-acid sequence MYIIRSFKNPILTVDAVITDLDGRIIFIRRKNPPYKGSWAFPGGFVEYGETVEEAVIREVREETGVKIKIQELLGVYSDPGRDPRGHMITVCFLANKTEGELKADTDAVEVSCFTADEALLMNLAFDHHKILKDALKRIH is encoded by the coding sequence GTGTACATTATCAGAAGCTTTAAAAATCCAATCTTAACTGTTGATGCAGTAATAACTGATTTAGATGGGAGAATAATATTTATTAGGCGTAAAAATCCTCCTTATAAGGGTTCATGGGCATTTCCTGGTGGATTTGTCGAGTATGGTGAAACCGTTGAAGAAGCAGTTATAAGGGAAGTTAGGGAAGAAACAGGGGTAAAAATTAAAATTCAAGAGTTATTAGGAGTTTATTCGGATCCTGGAAGAGATCCCAGGGGGCACATGATTACAGTGTGTTTTTTGGCAAATAAAACTGAAGGTGAACTTAAGGCAGATACAGATGCTGTTGAAGTTTCCTGTTTCACAGCGGATGAGGCGCTGCTGATGAATTTGGCCTTTGATCATCACAAAATTTTAAAGGATGCTTTAAAAAGAATACATTAA
- a CDS encoding TIGR00375 family protein (TIGRFAM: TIGR00375 family protein) — MIIRADLHIHGRYSMATSKNMTPELLSSQGSLKGLHLVATGDAFHQGWLNMIEEATEEATEGIFRIRESRKMHNEFLQEKIPESHSKNPETHLILTAEVEDSKRVHHLIILPSLEAAYQMRKKLKGNLDSDGRPRVRMNGAEIQELALKNGCIMGPSHAFTPWTSIYKEYDSIMDCYTEKPDFVELGLSADTDMADRIQELQDIPFLTNSDAHSPWPHRLGREFNEINVKNLSFPALASAIADKKITANYGFDPRLGKYHHTACTKCYQQFHPEEAIRMNMKCPCGGTIKKGVDYRVEELATWDEPHHPQHRPPYIHIMPLAEIISLTYSKGVTTKFVQKIWQELILKFGDEISVLIDAPLNELVEIDPELARRIRAFRDKTLQIKVGGGGKYGELVFNEDNSTDSTLDSFL, encoded by the coding sequence ATGATCATTAGGGCTGATCTGCATATTCACGGCCGTTACTCTATGGCCACATCTAAAAACATGACTCCTGAGCTATTATCATCTCAAGGAAGTCTTAAAGGATTACATCTAGTTGCAACTGGTGATGCATTCCATCAGGGCTGGCTTAATATGATAGAAGAAGCTACTGAAGAAGCTACTGAAGGAATTTTCAGAATCAGAGAAAGTAGAAAAATGCACAATGAATTTCTCCAGGAAAAAATTCCAGAGAGCCATTCAAAAAATCCAGAAACCCATCTAATTCTAACTGCTGAAGTGGAAGATTCAAAAAGAGTCCACCATCTCATCATACTCCCTTCATTGGAAGCAGCTTACCAGATGCGAAAAAAACTTAAGGGAAACCTGGATTCAGATGGAAGGCCCAGAGTACGTATGAACGGCGCCGAAATACAAGAATTAGCCCTTAAAAACGGCTGTATAATGGGGCCTTCCCATGCATTCACACCATGGACCAGTATTTACAAAGAATATGATAGTATAATGGACTGTTACACTGAAAAACCCGATTTTGTAGAGCTTGGACTCTCTGCAGACACGGACATGGCTGATCGTATCCAAGAATTACAGGATATACCATTCCTCACTAACTCTGATGCTCATTCTCCCTGGCCCCACAGATTGGGACGTGAGTTTAATGAAATCAACGTTAAAAATTTGAGCTTCCCTGCACTGGCCAGTGCAATTGCTGATAAGAAGATCACAGCAAACTATGGTTTCGACCCTAGACTAGGTAAGTATCATCACACTGCCTGTACCAAATGTTACCAGCAGTTCCATCCTGAAGAAGCCATCAGGATGAACATGAAATGTCCCTGTGGTGGCACCATAAAAAAAGGTGTTGACTACCGGGTGGAAGAACTGGCCACCTGGGATGAACCACACCACCCCCAGCACAGGCCACCATATATTCACATCATGCCTCTGGCTGAAATCATAAGCCTCACCTACAGTAAAGGGGTCACCACCAAGTTCGTGCAAAAGATATGGCAGGAACTCATTCTAAAATTCGGTGATGAAATCTCGGTACTGATAGACGCTCCCCTGAACGAGCTGGTGGAAATCGATCCAGAACTGGCCCGTAGAATAAGAGCATTCAGAGATAAAACATTGCAAATAAAAGTAGGTGGCGGGGGAAAATACGGGGAATTAGTTTTCAATGAAGATAATTCCACAGATTCCACTTTAGATTCGTTTTTATAA
- a CDS encoding TIGR00162 family protein (PFAM: PAC2 family~TIGRFAM: TIGR00162 family protein) has translation MNETFIELIKEVDLNDPIFIEALPGIGHVGKLVAEHIIHELGAEKFAELYSPSFPPQVFVDEDGLIEPMKNEFYYLKRQGEDERDFIFLGGNTQGLSPEGQYEICGHILDFVEKYGVKEIYTLGGLGTGQPVEKPKVFGAATNKELAEMLKEHEVTLRSADGGIIGASGLILGLGISKGMNGACLMGETPGYFIDADASKAVLTVLLEILKIEVDVAKLEERAEETRKMISKAQQMEREMAERMNLAPGEEDLRYIG, from the coding sequence ATGAATGAAACCTTCATAGAACTGATTAAAGAAGTGGATCTCAATGATCCCATATTTATTGAAGCCCTACCTGGTATAGGTCATGTGGGCAAACTGGTTGCAGAGCACATCATACACGAACTAGGTGCGGAAAAATTCGCAGAACTTTACTCACCATCATTCCCCCCACAAGTCTTCGTAGATGAAGATGGACTAATAGAGCCCATGAAAAACGAGTTTTACTACCTAAAAAGACAGGGAGAAGATGAAAGAGACTTCATTTTCTTGGGAGGAAACACCCAGGGACTCAGTCCAGAAGGACAATACGAAATATGTGGACACATACTTGATTTCGTTGAAAAATATGGTGTTAAAGAGATATACACCCTGGGCGGTCTGGGAACAGGCCAACCCGTAGAAAAACCAAAGGTTTTTGGAGCAGCCACCAACAAAGAACTGGCTGAAATGCTCAAAGAACATGAAGTAACCTTAAGATCTGCTGATGGTGGAATAATAGGTGCATCTGGTCTAATTTTGGGCTTAGGAATTTCTAAGGGTATGAATGGGGCCTGTTTAATGGGTGAAACACCAGGATACTTCATTGATGCTGATGCATCCAAAGCAGTACTCACTGTTCTGCTGGAAATACTTAAAATAGAAGTAGATGTGGCAAAACTTGAAGAAAGGGCTGAAGAAACCAGAAAGATGATCAGTAAAGCTCAGCAGATGGAACGAGAAATGGCTGAAAGAATGAACCTCGCTCCTGGAGAAGAAGACCTACGATACATAGGTTAA
- a CDS encoding proliferating cell nuclear antigen PCNA (PFAM: Proliferating cell nuclear antigen, N-terminal domain; Proliferating cell nuclear antigen, C-terminal domain~TIGRFAM: proliferating cell nuclear antigen (pcna)): MFKAVLSDSNILKTSFDAISSIVDEVQMQADEEGLRLDALDRSHITFVHLELKKGVFDEYQCGEPMKINVDTEELMKVLKRAKAEDMVELTVDEGNLIISFEGEARRKFKIRLIDIEYEAPSPPQLEYPTEFEVPFGLLKDSIQDIGIVSDKISLHVNEEKFEASAEGEFGDAKIEYIHGEKIEKSARSIFSLEKVKEMLKADKFSESAVLRLGNDMPLNLALKMASDEGELSFLLAPRIESEE; encoded by the coding sequence ATGTTCAAGGCAGTTTTAAGTGATTCCAATATTTTGAAGACCAGTTTTGATGCCATATCATCCATTGTAGATGAAGTGCAGATGCAGGCTGATGAAGAGGGCTTACGTCTGGATGCTCTTGACCGTAGTCATATTACTTTTGTCCACCTGGAGCTCAAAAAAGGGGTATTCGATGAATACCAGTGCGGCGAGCCCATGAAGATTAATGTGGACACTGAAGAACTGATGAAAGTCTTAAAAAGGGCGAAGGCAGAAGACATGGTGGAACTTACTGTGGATGAAGGTAACCTTATCATATCATTTGAGGGTGAAGCCCGCAGAAAATTCAAGATCCGTCTCATAGACATAGAATACGAGGCTCCCAGCCCTCCACAACTTGAATACCCCACTGAATTTGAGGTGCCTTTCGGTCTACTCAAAGACTCCATCCAGGACATTGGCATAGTTTCTGATAAGATATCTCTCCACGTGAATGAGGAAAAATTCGAAGCATCAGCAGAGGGAGAGTTTGGGGATGCTAAAATTGAGTACATTCACGGAGAAAAGATAGAAAAATCTGCAAGATCAATATTTTCTCTGGAAAAAGTTAAAGAAATGTTAAAAGCCGATAAATTCTCAGAATCCGCGGTGTTACGACTGGGAAATGACATGCCTCTGAATTTAGCCCTCAAAATGGCTTCTGATGAAGGTGAACTGAGTTTCCTTCTAGCCCCAAGGATAGAAAGTGAGGAATAA
- a CDS encoding ribosomal protein S27E (PFAM: Ribosomal protein S27): MSKSKSNFLRVKCGDCGNQQIVFDHAASKVECIICGKSLVKSKGGRSEVVAQIIEVLD; the protein is encoded by the coding sequence ATGTCAAAAAGTAAAAGTAACTTTTTAAGAGTAAAATGTGGAGACTGTGGCAACCAACAAATTGTTTTTGATCATGCTGCCTCCAAAGTGGAGTGCATCATTTGTGGTAAATCTCTGGTAAAATCTAAGGGCGGAAGATCTGAAGTTGTAGCCCAAATAATCGAAGTCTTGGACTAG
- a CDS encoding hypothetical protein (PFAM: Protein of unknown function DUF99) — MGVDDAPFVPHSKEQVMIVGTLFRAGNWLDGVLRTYITVDGTDATTSLIAMVNGSRHLEQLGVMMLDGITFGGFNVVNIRKIFQETGVPVIVIMRKYPDLPRIKKALKNFPDWEERWNHIIEAGDIYKVHKIHNHEPIYMQLCGITEEDAREIVTLSATRSAIPEPIRVAHIIAAGVTTGESKGNA, encoded by the coding sequence TTGGGAGTGGATGATGCTCCATTTGTTCCCCACAGCAAGGAACAGGTCATGATAGTCGGAACTCTTTTCCGCGCAGGAAACTGGCTGGATGGAGTACTCCGCACCTATATCACAGTAGATGGCACAGATGCAACTACCTCTTTAATTGCGATGGTCAATGGCTCCCGACACCTGGAACAACTGGGAGTTATGATGCTGGACGGCATAACCTTTGGTGGCTTTAACGTGGTTAACATCCGTAAAATCTTTCAGGAAACCGGAGTGCCAGTTATTGTTATAATGCGCAAATATCCCGACTTACCCCGCATAAAAAAGGCTTTGAAAAATTTTCCTGACTGGGAAGAAAGGTGGAATCACATTATTGAAGCTGGGGATATTTATAAAGTTCATAAAATCCATAATCATGAGCCCATCTACATGCAGTTATGTGGCATCACTGAGGAGGATGCCCGTGAGATCGTGACACTTTCTGCAACCCGAAGTGCAATACCAGAACCTATTCGGGTCGCACACATCATTGCAGCTGGTGTAACCACTGGAGAATCCAAAGGAAATGCTTAA
- a CDS encoding translation initiation factor 2, alpha subunit (eIF-2alpha) (PFAM: Eukaryotic translation initiation factor 2 alpha subunit; S1 RNA binding domain) → MVRMKHKWPQEGDLIVATVHKVLNYGAFAKLEEYPGEEAFIHISEVSAGWVKNIRDHVRENQKIVARVLRVNPKKGHVDVSMKRIREDQRTRKIQQWKIEQKAEKLLEFAAKSIDKNLDMAYDEVGYAMMDEFGDLYGAFEISAEEGADSLIERGMDEIWANAITEVAQKNISPPEVQITGYVDLTSYAPDGVDIIRNALTSINKDNIVVQCVGAPRYRLLVKSSDYITAETILKDAADEAIATVLEAGGEGEFHRELE, encoded by the coding sequence ATGGTAAGAATGAAGCATAAGTGGCCACAGGAAGGCGATTTAATCGTGGCCACCGTGCATAAGGTCCTTAATTATGGTGCATTCGCCAAACTAGAAGAATACCCTGGAGAAGAAGCTTTCATACACATCTCCGAGGTATCTGCAGGATGGGTGAAGAACATTCGGGATCACGTACGGGAAAATCAGAAGATTGTTGCCCGGGTACTCCGTGTTAACCCCAAAAAGGGCCATGTTGATGTTTCCATGAAACGGATCAGGGAGGATCAAAGGACCCGTAAGATCCAGCAGTGGAAAATTGAACAAAAAGCAGAGAAACTCCTGGAATTTGCAGCAAAAAGTATTGATAAGAATCTGGACATGGCTTACGATGAAGTAGGCTATGCTATGATGGATGAATTTGGAGATCTCTACGGTGCGTTTGAGATATCAGCTGAAGAAGGAGCAGATTCCCTTATAGAAAGAGGAATGGATGAAATATGGGCAAACGCCATAACTGAAGTAGCCCAGAAGAACATCTCTCCTCCCGAAGTACAGATCACTGGATACGTTGATTTAACTTCTTATGCTCCTGATGGTGTGGATATCATACGAAATGCTCTTACATCCATTAATAAAGATAATATAGTAGTACAATGTGTTGGTGCACCGCGGTATCGGCTGCTGGTCAAATCATCGGATTACATCACCGCAGAAACCATTCTTAAAGATGCAGCCGATGAAGCCATTGCAACGGTTTTAGAAGCTGGTGGCGAGGGTGAGTTCCACCGGGAATTAGAATGA
- a CDS encoding diphthamide biosynthesis enzyme Dph2 (PFAM: Putative diphthamide synthesis protein~TIGRFAM: diphthamide biosynthesis enzyme Dph2; diphthamide biosynthesis enzyme Dph1/Dph2 domain): protein MTNYQFKVEQILDKIRETGAKIVGLQFPEGLKVHATELARRIENETGVMVLISGDPCYGACDLSDMEMNGMVDLLVHFGHTPLPIDYKVPTLFVEAYYQLESMEIFKEAVEHLEGKEKIGLVTTTQHLHLLEDVAHFLEENGKEVLMKDGAGTLKGQVLGCNFSSVQDLPVDAYLYLGSGNFHPLGIKLSTQKPVVIADPYLNQVRDIDEFTDRILRIRFARITRASEAKKFGILISSKEGQCRWELAKDLKKMIYKKGREAYLILLDEINPPSLLPYMDLDAFIVTACPRIAIDDSKMYEKPLLTPQELEIVLGLREWEDYQMDEIKY, encoded by the coding sequence ATGACAAATTACCAATTCAAAGTCGAGCAGATACTGGATAAAATCAGGGAAACAGGGGCTAAAATTGTTGGTTTACAATTCCCTGAAGGCCTTAAAGTCCACGCAACAGAATTAGCCCGCAGGATAGAAAATGAAACAGGGGTAATGGTTTTAATATCTGGTGATCCTTGTTACGGGGCATGTGATCTGTCTGATATGGAAATGAATGGAATGGTGGATTTACTGGTGCATTTTGGCCACACACCACTCCCCATTGATTACAAGGTTCCCACTCTTTTTGTGGAAGCATATTACCAGTTGGAATCTATGGAAATTTTTAAAGAAGCAGTGGAACATCTGGAAGGAAAGGAAAAAATCGGTCTGGTGACTACCACTCAACATTTGCATCTTTTGGAAGATGTTGCACATTTTTTGGAGGAAAATGGCAAGGAAGTTCTCATGAAGGATGGTGCTGGGACATTGAAGGGTCAGGTATTAGGATGCAATTTTTCATCAGTCCAGGATCTGCCAGTGGATGCCTACCTTTACTTGGGCAGTGGTAACTTCCATCCCCTAGGGATAAAACTTTCCACCCAGAAGCCGGTGGTTATTGCTGACCCTTATCTTAACCAGGTAAGAGATATAGATGAATTCACCGATAGAATTCTCAGAATAAGATTTGCCCGTATAACCAGAGCGAGCGAAGCTAAAAAATTTGGAATACTCATATCCTCTAAGGAAGGGCAGTGCCGGTGGGAGCTAGCAAAAGATTTAAAGAAGATGATATATAAGAAAGGCAGAGAAGCATATCTCATACTTCTGGATGAAATTAATCCTCCTAGTCTACTGCCGTACATGGATTTAGATGCATTCATAGTGACTGCATGCCCTCGAATAGCAATTGATGACTCTAAAATGTATGAAAAACCTCTTTTAACTCCTCAGGAGCTGGAGATTGTCCTGGGGTTAAGGGAGTGGGAAGATTATCAGATGGATGAGATTAAATACTAA
- a CDS encoding transcription factor S, archaeal (PFAM: Transcription factor S-II (TFIIS)~TIGRFAM: transcription factor S, archaeal): MEFCPKCGTVLFPKGDCFECSCGYQKKITKESLSEYEISEKVAPKENVIVTGDDVKTLPTTKALCPKCGNRLAFWWLQQTRRADESETRFLRCTECGQTWREYD, from the coding sequence ATGGAATTTTGCCCTAAATGTGGAACAGTACTGTTCCCGAAAGGTGATTGTTTCGAATGTTCATGTGGTTACCAAAAAAAGATAACCAAGGAATCTCTAAGTGAGTATGAGATTTCTGAGAAAGTAGCACCAAAGGAAAATGTGATTGTAACTGGGGATGATGTTAAAACTCTACCCACTACCAAGGCACTATGCCCAAAATGCGGGAATCGACTGGCCTTCTGGTGGTTACAACAAACCAGAAGGGCTGATGAATCTGAAACCAGGTTTTTAAGATGTACTGAATGTGGGCAAACCTGGAGAGAGTACGATTAA
- a CDS encoding ribosomal protein L44E (PFAM: Ribosomal protein L44), with the protein MKIPKERKTYCPNCKKHTIHTVLESKRRKASELKWGQRQFRRVTSGYRGYPRPLPSGNKPTKKLDLRYKCKECNKSHIKRSTFRAGKVEFIQQ; encoded by the coding sequence ATGAAGATTCCTAAAGAAAGGAAAACTTACTGCCCAAATTGCAAGAAACACACAATTCACACAGTATTAGAATCAAAAAGAAGAAAGGCCAGTGAATTAAAATGGGGTCAACGTCAATTCAGGCGTGTAACCAGCGGTTACCGTGGATACCCCCGACCATTACCTTCAGGTAATAAACCAACCAAGAAACTGGACTTAAGATACAAATGTAAAGAGTGCAACAAATCCCACATAAAACGCTCAACATTTCGTGCTGGAAAAGTAGAGTTCATCCAGCAGTAG
- a CDS encoding DNA-directed RNA polymerase, subunit L, translating to MKIITDKKNELEIEITGETHTLCNALRRALMEDKDVEAAAYVIEHPIIGEPKLYLRAKNPKKSLKTAAETLKSRCDEFKELLESDGNGKTKGKKAKKPAKKATGKTAKKTTKKATKKTTKKKK from the coding sequence ATGAAGATTATAACTGACAAAAAGAATGAATTGGAGATAGAAATCACAGGAGAAACCCACACACTCTGCAATGCTCTGCGAAGGGCCCTTATGGAAGATAAAGATGTGGAAGCCGCAGCATACGTGATAGAACACCCGATTATTGGAGAGCCAAAACTCTACTTAAGGGCTAAAAATCCTAAAAAATCCCTTAAAACTGCTGCTGAAACTCTTAAATCAAGATGTGATGAGTTTAAAGAGCTTTTAGAATCTGATGGTAATGGAAAAACTAAAGGAAAGAAGGCTAAAAAACCAGCCAAAAAAGCAACTGGAAAAACAGCCAAGAAAACCACTAAAAAAGCCACCAAAAAGACAACTAAAAAGAAAAAATGA
- a CDS encoding putative Zn-ribbon RNA-binding protein (PFAM: Protein of unknown function (DUF1272); Nucleolar RNA-binding protein, Nop10p family), with translation MKMKMRRCSSCKEYTLKDHCPHCGGELKVIYPPRYSPEDKYGKYRRTLKKQLSESS, from the coding sequence ATGAAGATGAAAATGAGGCGTTGCAGTTCCTGTAAGGAATACACCCTTAAAGACCACTGCCCGCATTGTGGGGGCGAACTGAAAGTAATATACCCTCCACGCTATTCTCCTGAGGACAAATACGGTAAATACAGAAGAACACTCAAGAAACAACTCAGTGAATCCTCTTAA
- a CDS encoding putative RNA-binding protein (consists of S1 domain and a Zn-ribbon domain) (PFAM: Exosome component EXOSC1/CSL4), whose translation MKAKNGDFVLPGDALGVTEEFLPSEWTYDDHGEIRSLVAGTVTIDQKNKKISIIPKAKSPAILKKGDVVLGQIRDVRGQRALVDVEGIKDSKRSLPVTFLGAIHISQARKGYVDKLTDDFHIGDLIQARVTKVMGVDNADLTTAETELGVLKAMCTNCRHFMKQIGKKEVKCPNCGRKETRNISSDYEG comes from the coding sequence ATGAAAGCAAAAAACGGAGATTTTGTTCTTCCTGGTGATGCATTAGGAGTCACTGAGGAGTTTCTCCCGTCAGAATGGACCTATGATGACCATGGTGAAATCAGGTCACTGGTGGCGGGAACAGTAACCATAGACCAGAAAAACAAAAAAATATCCATAATTCCCAAAGCAAAGTCCCCTGCAATTTTAAAAAAAGGAGACGTGGTTTTAGGGCAAATAAGAGATGTTAGAGGACAAAGGGCCTTAGTAGATGTAGAAGGGATCAAAGATAGTAAAAGAAGTCTTCCTGTTACATTTTTAGGGGCCATACACATTTCTCAGGCAAGAAAGGGATACGTGGATAAACTGACTGATGATTTCCATATTGGGGATCTTATACAGGCCAGGGTCACCAAGGTTATGGGAGTGGACAATGCTGATCTCACCACAGCTGAAACTGAACTGGGCGTCTTGAAGGCCATGTGCACTAACTGTAGACATTTCATGAAACAAATAGGTAAAAAAGAAGTTAAATGTCCTAACTGCGGTAGAAAAGAGACTCGAAACATCTCTTCAGATTACGAGGGATAA